From Zymoseptoria tritici IPO323 chromosome 6, whole genome shotgun sequence, one genomic window encodes:
- a CDS encoding uncharacterized protein (Probable Mycosphaerella-specific small protein. Unknown function. Probable novel gene) — translation QAHTTHAHRTSTLHQATTQHKPALPNNHTSPNHPHPNHNDPPTLNPPHLNRPRRTTSEHRIHGHSRPPNVYAWNNRIQQCRAKIPAV, via the exons ACAAGCACATACGACACACGCACATCGAACAAGTACACTCCACCAAGCAACAACTCAACACAAACCAGCCCTACCAAACAACCACACATCACCCAACCACCCCCACCCCAACCACAATGACCCTCCAACCCTTAACCCTCCTCACCTTAACCGGCCTCGCCGCACTACCAGTGAGCATCGTATACATGGTCACAGCCGACCACCGAAC GTTTACGCATGGAACAATCGCATCCAACAATGTCGCGCAAAGATTCCGGCTGTTTGA
- the HSP gene encoding DNA J-class molecular chaperone (involved in protein folding; probably reticulum endoplasmic localized; it contains C-terminus HDEL motif.) codes for MLLFSVLALVCLLPLLALAAEDYYTLLGVDKSASERDLKKSYRRLSKKYHPDKNPNNETAAKKFVEVSEAYETLSDKELRRIYDAHGAEGVKQHKERGAGGGGGRNPFDMFSQFFGGGGHFHGSGQRRGPNMELRVDTPLRDFYTGADHEFSVEKQVICEKCEGSGSADGERDTCGKCRGQGMVIQKQQLMPGIYQQVQMQCDACGGKGSTVRHKCPHCHGERVLRSQEQFDLSVEKGMPRGARVAYENEGDESPDWAAGDLLVSIHEQTPKVADDEKHRTDGTFFRRKDRNLFWREVLSLREAWMGDWTRNLTHLDGHVVQLSRKQGEVVQPGTVDVIPGEGMPVWKGGGEQYEERARASGAVEKDDGYLYGALHVEYVVVLPDQMDSGMEKEFRSTWDKWRKKSGVDLHKDSGRPAPVMHDEL; via the coding sequence atgctcctcttctccgtccTGGCACTCGTCtgcctcctccccctcctcgccctcgccgccgaagacTACTACACCCTCCTCGGCGTCGACAAATCCGCGTCCGAACGCGACCTCAAAAAGTCCTACCGCCGCCTGTCCAAAAAATACCACCCGGACAAAAACCCCAACAATGAAACCGCCGCCAAAAAATTCGTCGAAGTCTCCGAGGCCTACGAAACTCTCTCGGATAAAGAACTCCGCCGGATTTATGACGCCCATGGCGCGGAGGGCGTTAAACAACATAAAGAGCGGGGAGCggggggtggaggtggtcgtAACCCGTTCGACATGTTTAGTCAATTCTTCGGTGGGGGTGGACATTTCCATGGTTCTGGACAGCGTCGAGGACCGAATATGGAGTTGCGGGTGGACACGCCGTTGAGGGACTTTTACACGGGCGCGGATCATGAGTTTTCGGTGGAGAAGCAGGTCATCTGTGAGAAGTGCGAGGGTTCCGGCTCGGCGGACGGAGAGCGCGATACGTGTGGGAAATGTCGAGGGCAAGGGATGGTTATTCAGAAACAGCAGCTCATGCCGGGGATTTACCAGCAAGTGCAGATGCAGTGCGATGCGTGTGGTGGGAAGGGAAGCACGGTGAGACATAAGTGTCCGCACTGTCATGGTGAGAGGGTGTTGAGGTCGCAAGAGCAGTTTGACCTTTCGGTGGAGAAGGGGATGCCCAGAGGGGCGCGGGTGGCGTATGAGAATGAGGGAGATGAGAGTCCCGACTGGGCGGCGGGAGACTTGCTGGTTTCGATCCATGAGCAGACGCCGAAAGTCGCGGACGATGAGAAGCATAGGACAGATGGGACATTCTTCCGTCGGAAAGATCGGAATCTTTTTTGGAGAGAGGTTCTCTCACTACGGGAAGCGTGGATGGGCGACTGGACGAGGAATCTCACCCATCTCGACGGTCATGTGGTGCAGCTATCGCGAAAGCAGGGCGAAGTCGTGCAGCCTGGGACGGTGGACGTGATTCCTGGCGAAGGAATGCCAGTGTGGAAAGGAGGCGGCGAGCAGTATGAAGAACGAGCGAGGGCGTCGGGAGCAGTCGAGAAGGACGACGGATATCTGTACGGCGCGCTGCATGTGGAGTATGTGGTGGTCCTGCCGGATCAGATGGATAGCGGCATGGAGAAGGAGTTTCGGAGTACGTGGGACAAGTGGCGGAAGAAGAGCGGCGTGGACCTTCATAAAGATAGTGGACGACCGGCGCCGGTGATGCATGATGAGTTGTAG
- a CDS encoding uncharacterized protein (possible pathogenesis-related protein precursor. Similar to plant PR proteins. conserved hypothetical secreted protein, containing SCP extracellular domain), protein MFFSTFATLALATVASCMPTAELEERAPVGYSYKDAVLYHHNLHRANHSSPALVWDTNLETIARDTAKTCQYKHNTTAGGGGYGQNIAAGIPYTNIGYVISDLFYNSEVNNYNQYGQQKTDFSNFGSWGHFSQIVWKSTGRIGCATIGCPNGLANVGSNVPPWFTVCNYAGPGNYANDGQFAVNVLKPKGNPTIHANAGQ, encoded by the exons ATGTTCTTCTCTACCTTTGCCACGCTTGCTCTCGCAACAGTCGCATCCTGCATGCCAACCGCCGAGTTGGAGGAGCGCGCTCCAGTGGGCTACTCATACAAGGACGCTGTCCTTTACCACCACAATCTCCACCGCGCCAACCACTCCTCTCCGGCCTTGGTCTGGGACACCAACCTTGAGACAATCGCGAGGGACACCGCAAAGACTTGCCAGTACAAGCACAACAC TACCGCAGGCGGTGGTGGCTATGGCCAGAACATCGCTGCTGGGATTCCATACACAAACATCGGCTATGTGATCAGCGACCTCTTCTACAACAGCGAAGTCAACAACTACAACCAATACGGACAGCAGAAGACGGACTTCTCCAACTTCGGCAGCTGG GGTCACTTCTCTCAGATCGTCTGGAAGAGCACAGGCAGAATCGGCTGTGCCACTATCGGCTGCCCCAACGGATTGGCGAACGTGGGCAGCAATGTTCCCCCGTGGTTCACCGTCTGCAACTACGCCGGCCCGGGAAACTATGCGAATGACGGCCAGTTCGCTGTCAACGTCCTGAAGCCGAAGGGCAATCCTACCATCCACGCAAACGCGGGACAGTAG